The following nucleotide sequence is from Candidatus Poribacteria bacterium.
ACGGTGTAGATGGATCGAAGCTGCCCCTTTGGAGCGTCATTCCGTTTATCGGTATGCTGCTCTCCATTGCAATTATCCCACTCATTAACTTCCATTTCTGGGAGCATAACTACGGAAAAATTTCGCTAGCGTGGATTGTTATTTTCTCTATTCCCTTCCTTATTGGCTACAAGGGCGATGGATGGTATGAAATTGTCCATATTGTCTTGCTTGATTACGTTCCCTTCATTATCTTATTGGCCGCGCTTTTCACATGCGCGGGCGGAATTTGTCTGAAAGGCTCGTTGCGAGGTTCCCCTGTTGTAAATACCGTGTTGATTGCAATAGGAACCGCCTTGGCAAGTTGGATGGGAACAACCGGGGCGGCAATGTTGCTGATTCGTCCGATACTTCGGGCTAACGAATGGCGCAAGCATCGTGTTCATGTTGTTGTCTTTTTCATATTCCTCGTAGCCAATATCGGTGGTTCACTGACACCGTTGGGCGACCCACCGCTGTTTCTCGGATTCCTCAAAGGAATTGACTTCTTCTGGACAATGGCATTGCTCCCGGCGATGATACCGGTGGTAATCTTACTGCTAATTATATTCTTCATTTTCGATACGGTTTTGTTCAAGAAAGAAGGAACGCCGCCGGACGACGGGGAAAAAGAGCCACTCCGCCTCCAAGGTGTTTGGAATTTCTTGCTTATCGTCGGCATCATCGCTGCGATTCTGTGGTCCAAATCACTCGCCGATGGTCCTTTTAAGGATCATTCGGTTGCGGAGAAAATGGCTCCCCAGATAAAAACCGCAGAAGAAAAGATGGACGCAACAAAGGCAAAACTCGATACGTATGTCAAGGAACATGAAAACGACACAACCATAAAATTTGACAAATCCAATCACGAACACTACGAATTGCGGAAAAGCCACCTTCACGCCAAGGCTAAAGTCAATAGCTTGCGTGCACAAAAAACCCACGATGAAAACCGCGGTATCTCGATCTTCGGTGTAACTGTACCCTATTTCAATTTAGTGCGAGACGGTTTGCTCCTCTTGATTGCATTTATCAGTCTGTTGTACACGCCAATGTATAAAACCGTGAAAGATGAGCATGGACATAATCTGCCTGAATCGAGTCAGTTAGAAACAAATGTCCGTGCGGCAAACGGTTTTACGTGGGAACCAATCCTAGAGGTTGCCAAACTATTTATCGGCATTTTTGTCTGCATGATTCCAGCTTTGAAAATCTTGCAAGCGGGCATTGATGGAAGCCTTAGCAGCATAGTGCTTGCTGTCCAAACGACAACGAATGACCCGGTCAATGCGATGTATTTCTGGTTGACAGGCGTACTATCAAGTTTTTTAGATAACGCACCGACTTACGTTGTCTTTTTTAACACAGCCGGTGGGGATCCAACCTCGCTCATGGGTCCAATGTCGCAGACGTTGCTGGCAATTAGTTGTGGTGCAGTGTTTATGGGGGCTAACACTTATATCGGCAATGCACCAAACTTCATGGTCAAAGCGATTGCTGAGGAAAACGGCGTCAGGATGCCAAGTTTCTTCGGATACATGCTTTGGTCGGTGGCGATTTTGGTTCCTGTGTTTGTGATTGTAACATTTGTGTTCTTTGTGTAAGGATGGACCTATCTGTTCATCTAAGATTGGAGGATTTGAATGACAATTAACTGGCAACTGCTGATGCCCGAATTGATCATTATTTTGACCTTTATCCTCGTCGTAATTTTTGATCTGTTCAATTCGCTTCAAAAGACGTTTACCGCTTGGATCACAATCGTTGGCTCCGCCATTGCGCTATATGTTTCCATTGATATGTTGCAAGTTGGCACGGAAGGCACAGAATTTAGCAATATGATTCAGGTGGATAAATATTCCCTCTTTTTCAATGTTATATTCTTGGTCTCAACGATTCTGGTGGTTCTCATTTCAATGAACTACTTGGGACGCCAAGATAGGCGGCAGGGGGAGTATTACCTGTTAATCCTTTTGGCAACGTTGGGCATGATGTTGATGGCTTCAGGCAATGAGTTAATTGTTGTCTTCCTCGGCTTAGAACTGATGTCGCTATCGCTTTACGTCCTCGCCGGTTATTTCCAAAGGAGTATGGCGTCAAGCGAGGCTGGAATGAAATATTTGCTACTTGGCGCATTTGCGAGTGGATTTTTCCTGTACGGTATTGCGTTAATCTATGGGGGGGCAGGGACGACCAGCATTCCTAAAATTGCCTCCGCTTTAACCGTAGATGCAAAGTCACCACTGCTACTGTCCGGTATGTTTCTGCTTGTTGTAGGATTCGGATTCAAGGTAGCACTTGTGCCGTTTCATCAGTGGGCACCCGATGTCTACGAAGGCGCACCGACTTCAATCGCCGCATTTATCTCCGCCGGACCAAAAGCGGCGGGGTTTGCTGCGTTCCTGAGAATCTTCATGGACGCGTTACAGAACCTCCAATCCGAATGGATTATCCTTATTACAATCCTTGCCGCACTCACGATGACTGTTGGCAACTTGGTCGCCATTGCACAGCGAAATATTAAGCGTATGCTCGCTTATTCAAGTATTGCCCATGCTGGATACGTCTTGGTCGGATTGGCAGCAGCAAACAAAGACGGAATCTCCGGCGCGATGTTTTACCTGTTTGTCTATTGTGTCATGAATATCGGGGCTTTCGGCGCGGTGATTCTTGCAAGAACAGAGGATGGGGAAAGTCTTATGATTTCCGATTATGCCGGACTGGGGTTCAAAAAACCGCTGCTCGCTCTGTTCATGACGTTGATGCTGTTATCTCTCGCTGGGTTTCCACCGACAGCGGGATTCGTCGGTAAGTTCTACATTTTCCGATCTGCGGTCGAATCTGGACAGATCTGGCTCGTGATTATCGGCGCGATTAACACTGCGATCTCTGCGTTCTACTATCTCCGTGTTGTTGTAGCGATGTACATGAGAGAGCCGGAAGCGGAACTCGACTTTCTCGCCTATCCACGTCTACTCATCGTTGCGCTGACCCTCGCAGCGATCGGTGTGGTCCTAATTGGTATTCTGCCATCATACTTCCTGAGTCCAGCCCAAATTAGTACGTTCTTATAGGAACACGACAATGGCTAAGCTGATACGGGGTAGCGATTGGAATAGTATGGATCTGGCTTCAATTGGCATCACCCTTGTGCTGGCAATTGGAATGGGATCTGGATTAGGTTGGTGGATCGGTGGCAAACTGGGCAACCAAACAATTGGCTTAATTACTGGCTTTATTGTGGGAACTGCGGCAGGATTTATTGAGATGTTTCGCGCCGTTTCTCGGTGGAATAAACGCATGGAACACCAAGAGCAAGTTGAAAACTCACGGAACGGAG
It contains:
- a CDS encoding NADH-quinone oxidoreductase subunit N, with the translated sequence MTINWQLLMPELIIILTFILVVIFDLFNSLQKTFTAWITIVGSAIALYVSIDMLQVGTEGTEFSNMIQVDKYSLFFNVIFLVSTILVVLISMNYLGRQDRRQGEYYLLILLATLGMMLMASGNELIVVFLGLELMSLSLYVLAGYFQRSMASSEAGMKYLLLGAFASGFFLYGIALIYGGAGTTSIPKIASALTVDAKSPLLLSGMFLLVVGFGFKVALVPFHQWAPDVYEGAPTSIAAFISAGPKAAGFAAFLRIFMDALQNLQSEWIILITILAALTMTVGNLVAIAQRNIKRMLAYSSIAHAGYVLVGLAAANKDGISGAMFYLFVYCVMNIGAFGAVILARTEDGESLMISDYAGLGFKKPLLALFMTLMLLSLAGFPPTAGFVGKFYIFRSAVESGQIWLVIIGAINTAISAFYYLRVVVAMYMREPEAELDFLAYPRLLIVALTLAAIGVVLIGILPSYFLSPAQISTFL
- a CDS encoding AtpZ/AtpI family protein, translated to MAKLIRGSDWNSMDLASIGITLVLAIGMGSGLGWWIGGKLGNQTIGLITGFIVGTAAGFIEMFRAVSRWNKRMEHQEQVENSRNGADQAAVKDSEEES
- a CDS encoding sodium:proton antiporter; this translates as MTNKHLFFPLTLLGVIGLILLPTIGFAAAAGDGHDDHTAHHGVDGSKLPLWSVIPFIGMLLSIAIIPLINFHFWEHNYGKISLAWIVIFSIPFLIGYKGDGWYEIVHIVLLDYVPFIILLAALFTCAGGICLKGSLRGSPVVNTVLIAIGTALASWMGTTGAAMLLIRPILRANEWRKHRVHVVVFFIFLVANIGGSLTPLGDPPLFLGFLKGIDFFWTMALLPAMIPVVILLLIIFFIFDTVLFKKEGTPPDDGEKEPLRLQGVWNFLLIVGIIAAILWSKSLADGPFKDHSVAEKMAPQIKTAEEKMDATKAKLDTYVKEHENDTTIKFDKSNHEHYELRKSHLHAKAKVNSLRAQKTHDENRGISIFGVTVPYFNLVRDGLLLLIAFISLLYTPMYKTVKDEHGHNLPESSQLETNVRAANGFTWEPILEVAKLFIGIFVCMIPALKILQAGIDGSLSSIVLAVQTTTNDPVNAMYFWLTGVLSSFLDNAPTYVVFFNTAGGDPTSLMGPMSQTLLAISCGAVFMGANTYIGNAPNFMVKAIAEENGVRMPSFFGYMLWSVAILVPVFVIVTFVFFV